A region of the Clostridium estertheticum subsp. estertheticum genome:
TATTACAACGGATGATATAATGCCATCTAATGCTAAATTGCTTCCATTTAGATCTAATATTCCATACCTTGCAGAGTTTTGTTTAACACCTAGCGATGCAGAATTTCCAGCAAAAGCTAAAAAATATGATGGTGGAATAATAGTTGCGGGATCAAACTATGGTCAAGGATCAAGCCGTGAACATGCAGCACTTGCACCACTTTATTTAGGAGTTAAGGTTGTTCTTACAAAATCTTTTGCAAGAATTCATAAAGCTAATTTAATTAATAATGCTATAATTCCATTGGTATTTAATGACGTTAAAGATTATGAGGATATAGATATGATGGATGAATTAGTCATTGAAGATGCAGCAAATCAGATAAAAAAAGGTCTCGTTATTGTAAAAAACATAACAAAAGGATCGGAGTATAAAACTCTCCCTGAAGTAACTCAAAGAGAAAAAGAGATGCTTATACACGGTGGATTAATAAATCTTATGAAAAATAAGAAAAAGGTAGGTGTCTAGAATAATGAAACATAACATTACACTTATACCAGGAGACGGAATTGGACCAGAAGTAACCACAGCTACCGTTAAAATACTAGAAAAAAGCGGAGTCTGCATTAATTGGGAAATAGTACGTATGGGCGCAGAGGTTATAGAAGAGTTTGGTACTCCTATGCCCCCTTACGTTTTAGAGAGCATTAAAAAGAATAAGGTTGCACTTAAAGGACCCGTAACTACACCTGTAGGTAAGGGATTTAAAAGTGTTAATGTCACATTAAGACAGGAATTGAACCTTTATGCTAATATACGTCCTATAAGAACGTTTGAAGGGGTTCCTTCAAGATTTGAAAATGTTGATTTAATAATAGTAAGAGAAAATAGTGAGGATTTATATGCAGGTATAGAGCATATGATTACAGAGGATATTGCTGAGAGTATAAAGATAATAAGCAAAAAAGCTAGTGACAGAATTGTAGAATATGCTTTTAAAATAGCAAAAGAACAAAATAGAAAAGAAGTTATAGCTGTTCATAAAGCAAATATTATGAAACTTTCTGATGGATTATTCTTAAGATGTGCAAGAAACATAGCAGGGACTCACAAAGATATTGCATTTTACGATGTTATAGTTGATGCAATGAGCATGAAGCTTGTTATGAATCCAGAGAAATACGATGTACTTGTTATGCCTAATCTATACGGAGATATACTCTCTGATATGGCAGCAGGACTAGTTGGTGGATTAGGACTAGTACCAGGAGCAAACATCGGCGAAGAAGGTGCAGTGTTTGAACCAGCTCATGGATCAGCTCCAGATATAGCAGGAAAGAACATAGCAAACCCAACTGCTTGTATTCTATCATCAGTTATGATGCTAAGACACATAGGAGAAGCAAAGGCTGCGAATAAAATAGAACAAGCGGTAGTTGCTGTTCTTAAAGAAGGAAAACATTTAACTTGCGATTTAGGTGGTACCACTGGAACAATTGAGTTTACACAAGTTGTAATTGATAAAATGCTAGAACAAACTAATTAATAGTTGTAAATTTTAATATCTATCAACAAATAACTCATAAGCAGATTGCTTATGAGTTATTTGTTTGGAAAAACTATAGGGTATTATGATGTATAATGACTATAAGAAAGTTTAAAATGTAAATGTATATTTGTAAATACATATACATATATAGATAGATATATAGATAAATGTAAACATATATCTACATTTTATAATGGAAGGATAAAGAGTTATTATGAGAATAAATAAACTTCTTAGTAATTATGGTATTTGCTCAAGAACAGGAGCAAATAAACTTATTGAGGAAAATAGAATAATTGTAAATGGGAAGCAATGCATTCCTGGGCAGTGGGTAGAGAAAGAGGATAATATTCTTCTTGATAATGAGGATGTTTTAATGAGAGATAAAATTTATATTGCACTTAATAAACCAGTAGGGGTTACATGCACTGCAGAAAAAACAGTAGCTAGCAATATAATTGATTTCATGAACTATCCAGAGTACATATTTCCAGTTGGTAGATTAGATAAGTCATCTCAGGGGCTAATACTTATGACTAATGATGGTGAACTTGCAAATAATATTTTAGAATCTAAAAATGAACATGAGAAAGAATATATAGTAACTGTAAATAAGTCGTATGACAATAATTTCATTGAGGGCATGTCAAAAGGAGTTCAAATTTGCGGTATTAACACAAGAACCTGCAAAGTTAGTAGAATATCGGAGGATACTTTTCGAATTATTCTAACGCAAGGATTAAATAAACAAATTCGTAGAATGAGTAAAACTTTTGGATATACAGTTGTAAGACTAGAGCGTATTCGAATTGTTGATATAAAAGTTGATGGGATAGAGATAGGCAAGTGGCGTTACCTAACAAGTGGCGAGGTAATGGGATTAAGAAATAGTTAAAAGGATACCTTAGCTGCAATACTAAAGCATCCTTATTTTTATTAAAGTCATATAATTATTTAGTTTTAAAAGTTAAGCAGTCAGTCTCAGAGTACAGATTAACATTTTCACCATTAACTTCTATAGATTTAGCACTACACAGTTCATTGGAGTTATATATGCAAGTGCCTACATTACAAGAAACTACATCGCACCCATTACTATTAGAATGTACGATATTTGTAAGATCGCTATAGACGATACTATCTAAAAAAGTAGCACAACAAGTGTCAGAGTCTTTTCTAGCATTTTTTCCACCAACGTTTATGATATTAGCGTAACATATGTTTTCGTCATTATGGGAACAATTTAAAACACCACAGTTAATTTTTGACACAAAATCTCCTCCTTAATATATCTACTAAGAAGTTTAACCTAAAAGGTAATGAAATATTTATAATTAAAAATATTATTTTATTTTAAAAGAATATTTTATTTTTTATTATAAATTCAGTAATTTAGTCAGTGAGTGTGTTATAATTAAAATAATGTAGTAAAATAAACATGTGTGTTATCGAGAAAAATGAGTTGTTAATAAAAAAATTAGGGAAATATTAAAATTATATATGATTTTAAATCCCTTACAAGGCATATTAAAAAAATAGGCTAGCATGCTGACTGGTTATTTTTTGATGATGCCTAAATTGAAGAAAGAGGTGTCTTATCATAAAAAACGAAAATGAAATTAAAAAAGAAATTAAAGTTGAAAATAAAAAAGAAACTCCAAAAGTAGAAGTTAAATTAAACAAATACCAAACTCTAGAAGATATAACATTTTTAAAAATACTTAAAAAAGATGGCACAACCATTGATTGTAAAATAGATACTGAAGATTTACAAAGAGTATTAGAAAAAGGTCGTTGGTTTGCAGAGTGGAATAAAGATTTTAATAATTTCTTAGCACAAAATCTAGGTACTTATTATATCGAAGAAAAAAAATATAGAAGAAAGCAAAGTTTGCAATCATTTATATTAGAAGTTCATCCAAAAGCACCTGTAAGACATATTAATGGGGATACTCTAGATAATAGAAAATCCAACTTAGAAGTATATGATCAAAACACAATGAATAGTTATGAAGGAATAGATGAAGAGTCTGTTGCTGTAATATTAAGAGATAGATATGGTAAAGAGAAAGCAAGAACAATAATTGATAAAGAAGATTTAAATAGAGTAATTAACAATGGTTATACATGGGTTCTATTTAAAAAAGACACAGAGCCTTATGCTGTAGCAAATACTCCAGAAGGAAAAATATATTTGAATAGATTTATAATGAGTACAACAGAAGATATGATTACTCATCCTATAAACCTTAATACATTGGATAATAGAAAAGCTAATTTAGAAAATAAAAATCCAAATATAGAAAATGTTGAAAATGCAGTAAGTGAAGAAACAGAAAACTAATAATTATAAAAAAATCAGTGTAGAAGATAATTCTATACTGATTTTATTTTTTTGGTTTTATTTCTGGATCGATTTTAATTTGAAACTGATTTGTTTTACCCATAATATAAGCTAGTTTAATAATAGACTTTTCATCAATACTCATTTCTCTCTTGAACATTTTCTCGAATTGATCAGTTAAACTAGGAAGGTCGATTTTGTAATTTCTAGCACTTAATCTATTTAATCCTTTAACTTTAGGTATGTATATGTTAGGTTTTATTTCTTTGTTATAAATTTTCTTAAAAACTTCAGTAGTATAGAAAGCGTCATTAAAAGCATCATGGAATTGACTTTCTATAGGTACACTAAGTAGTTTAGCTGCATTACCTAGCCCAATGTTAATTCCTTTTTTGCAATCAAGCGCAGTAGATGCATAGGATTGTATGTCGATGTATTCTGTTGGCGATGGCAAAGGCTCTAACTCATAAAACTCTATATTACGAAATAATTCCTTTATATCGGCAATTCCCCATACGCATAATACACTTCTATCACTTTTAATAAAATTCGAAAAATCTTCATACATCTTTTCGAAAGATATGCCTTTATTAAGTTCCTCCATTGTTATGCCAGTAAGTTCTCTTACAAATGGATTGAGCGTAGTATAAATTTCTGGTTTTACTATTACATCAAGAGTTCCAATAGTCTCAAAATGGTCATTTAGTTTTATGGCGCCTATTTGAATTATTTCAAAGGGGCATTTAGGATTATTTAAACTTTTAGTTCCTTTTGCAAAATTGTAGCCTTGGTTAAATTCTAAATCAAATACAATATAATTCATTCAATTACCTCTAAACTTATTTAATAGTATATAGTATAGTCTTTAATTGTGGAAGTTATGATATTAAATATTATATCATTTATGGCAATGAAAAACACCTTGGTAGTTTGGACTTAGGTAATAAAAAATTGAACAATGGGTATAAAGTAGTTTATAATAAATAGAGTGGCTACATTTGATATTAGGAAAAACAACTAAATTATTTGAAATACGAGAGGAAGTTTTATATATGGGAAAGACATTGGTCTTAGCGGAAAAACCATCAGTTGGTAAAGAACTTGCTAAGTTTTTAAATTGTACTCAAGGTGGAAATGGATATTTAATGGGATCAAAATATATTGTAACATGGGCACTAGGACATCTTGTTACTCTAGCAGATCCAGAGGCATATGATGAAAAATATAAAAGCTGGAGAATAGAAGATCTCCCAATGCTACCAAAGGAATTAAAACTGGTAGTTATTAAGGAAACATCAAAGCAGTATAAGGTTGTACACGAACTCCTTAAAAGAGCAGATGTAGATGAACTTGTTATAGCGACAGATTCTGGGCGTGAAGGTGAGCTTGTAGCACGTTGGATCATTCAAAAGGCAGGGTTTAGAAAACCTATAAAGAGGCTATGGATATCATCTCAAACAGAAAAAGCGATAAGAGATGGATTTAATAATCTTAAACCAGGAAAAGAGTATGAGAACTTATTTTGGGCAGCGCAATCAAGAGCGCAAGCGGATTGGCTTATTGGGCTTAATGTTACAAGGGCTTTAACATGTAAATATAATGCACAATTATCAGCAGGAAGAGTTCAAACACCTACATTAGCGCTTATTGTTGAAAGAGAAAATGAAATAAAGAAATTCATTCCAAAGGATTATTGGACAGTAAGTGGAAAGGTAAATGACTTTACAGTTCATTGGTCAAGTAAAAATGGAGACTCACGTACATTTGATAAGAAAAAGGCAGAAGATATCGCAACTAAAGTAAACAATCAAATGGGAAAAGTAGTTGAGCTAAACAAAGCTTCTAAAAAAGAGCTTCCTCCACTTGCATATGATTTAACAGAGCTTCAAAGAGATGCAAATAGAAAATTTGGATATTCTGCAAAACAAACTCTTAATTTAATGCAGAGACTATATGAAAATCATAAGATATTATCTTATCCAAGAACAGATTCAAGGCATCTTACTACAGATATAGTACCTACATTACTTGATAGGTTAAAGAGCATAGCAATAGGACCATATGAGAAATTTGCAAGAAGTATAATAAAAGGTAGGATACATACTACAAGTAGACTTGTAGATAATAGCAAGGTATCAGATCATCATGCTATAATTCCTACAGAGCAGCATGTAGATTTATCCAGCCTAAATAGAGAAGAGAAAAATATTTATGACCTAGTTGTAAAAAGGTTCTTAGAAGTATTAAGTTTACCTTTTGAATATGAGCAGACCACTTTAGTTATAAATGTTAAGGGTGAAAGCTTTTCTGCAAAGGGTAAAATAGTTAAATCAAAGGGATGGAAAGAAATAAGTAGTTCAGGCGCTAACGAAGATAAGGATCAATCACTTCCACCAATTAATAAGGGGGAAGATGTTAAACTTAATTCAGTTAGGTCTGTTAATGAAAAGACTAAGCCACCTGCTAGATACAATGAAGCAACCCTTCTTACAGCTATGGAGCATCCAGGCAAGAATATAGAGGATGATAGTTTAAGGGAAGCTTTAGATAATACATCAGGACTTGGAACCCCAGCAACTCGTGCGGATGTAATTGAAAAACTATTCAACACATTCTATATGGAGAGAAAGGGTAAGGATATTCACCCAACTTCAAAGGGAATTCAACTAATAGGTTTAGTTCCGAAGGATCTAAAGTCTCCAGATCTTACTGCTAAATGGGAAAAACAACTACAACTTATTGGTAAAGGAAAAGCAAATTCTATGAGTTTCGTAAAGGAAATGAGAGAATATGCATCAAAACTTGTAGGTAACGTTGTGGCATCTACAGAGGCATATAAGCATGATAACGCAACAAGGGTGAAATGCCCTGACTGTGGTAAGAACCTTCTTGAGGTTAGCGGTAAAAGAGGAAAAATGCTAGTTTGCCCAGATAGAGACTGTGGATATCGTAAGGGAGTTTCACAAATGTCTAATGCTCGTTGTCCTACTTGCCATAAGAAAATGGAAATTAGAGGAGACGGAGACAATAAAATATTTGTTTGTGGGTGCGGATATAGAGAAAAACTCTCAGCCTTTAACAAACGTCGAGAATCAGAGAAAAGCGCATTAAATAAAAAAGATGTTAGTAGATTCTTAAATCAGCAGAATAAGAAAGATGAACCTGTCAATTCTGGAAATTCTGCTATGGCTGAGGCTTTTGCTAAGTTAAATTTAAAATAATGAAAAATAACCCAACGTATAAGATTTCTATTTATACGTTGGGCTATTTTTATTAGATTATTATTTAAATAAATCCTAACTAGGGCTATATAACCACTATATTGCATTGCATAATAATATGCTATATAATATAGATATGAGGTGGTAATTTGGATAGTCAATTTAAAAAAGGGTTATTAGAATTATGTGTATTAGGAATTGTATATAATAAGGATTGCTACGGATATGAATTAGTTGAGGAAGTATCAAAAATAATAAATATTTCAAGCGGAACGCTTTATCCTTTGCTAAAAAGATTGCAAAATGACAAGCATTTAGACTATTACATAATGGAGTCAATATCAGGACCACCAAGAAAATACTATAAAATAACTACTATAGGTAAAAATTATTTTAAGAAGCAAAGGGACGAATGGTTTGAAATTTCAAATTCAACATCTAATTTTTTAAGAGGGGTTGAGAATAATGGACATGAATAATTATTTAGATTCATTAAAAGATAAAATAGGTAATTTGCCAGAAGGATACAAAAGGGAAATATTAAAAGATTATGAAAATCATTTTCAAGAAGGTTTATTAGTAGGAAAAACTGAAAATAATATTGCATGCGAACTTGGAGAGGTTGATTTTATTGCGAAAAATATTATTGAAGAATATTGTATTGAACACTCTGAAAAGGTAACTGCTGTGAAACATACATTAAAAGCAATATATGCAGTTAAAAGATTTGGAGTTGGAACATTAAATCTTTTAATAGGTACACCATTTGTTATATCTATTGTAGTTTTTGTTATATCTTTATATATTCTTGATGTATTATTACTTTTGACTCCTGTTTTTTTATTATTAAATTTAATTTCTCCTAATTTGCCTATTAATTTTGGGGTTAATATATTGATGGTAAAGATTTTAATTGTATTAGTATTTGGTGTCAGTGGATATTTACTTTATAAGATTCTAAAAAAATGGAGTGCAAAATTCTTTAGTTGGGTTTTTAGATATATAATTAGAAGTATTAAATTTCAAGTATTAAATTAAGCTGGAAATTCTGCTATGGCTGAGGCTTTTGCGAAGTTAAATTTAAAATAGCTGGTGCCAACCACGTGGCAAGTGGAATGCGTGTTGTTGATGGTATGGGGACAATGTGATAGATATATATGTTTTAAAATTTCATAAAAAAAAAGTTTCATGGCTAAAGCTATGAAACTTTTTTCATATTTAATTCATAGTCATTTTTATTAAAAACTTCATTATACAACATAATAGAATCTTTTGATCCACCTGAAGTTGCTACATAATTTAACACTCCAACATTTCTCATATTCTCGCTACTAAATATTTCTTTTAATAATTTTATCATAAAAAACCTCCTATTAACTTTTATTTATAATATTATAATAGTCTAATTAAACAAAAGTGTACATGGTGTGAAGTGACAGAAATCGTTTCATAATATGAACAAAAGGTTAACAATGTGTTAATCTTTTGAATATACCTTGAAATTGTTAGAGAAACCGTATACAATGCAAAATTTGCTAGAAAGTTCAATAAACATTTTTGCAGTTGTTTATATATGGGAAAAATTTAAGATTTAACAAATGTCATGAATCAGAGAAAAATTTAGGCATCACATTTAATACGTTGGTTGGAAATTTATACAGAAATTAAGAGATAACTTCAAATGTTACTGATTTTACAAATAACTAAGGCAAAACAAAAAAACTGTAATTATATGAAATTACGACATAATATTACAAAATTTCCACCAATAAATAAACCGTAAACCTAGTTTAGATGTTAGTATAGGTATACAAAGAAAAAGACATGCTTTGTATAATAAAATTAGAGGGTGAGGTACAAAAGATGAAGAAATCTTTAAGAGCATTAATATTAACTTTAGGTATTTTAGCAACAACAGGAATAGGTTCAACGGCTTACGCACAAGATTGTAGTACAGTAAAACAAGTTAACTCAGTAGAAAGTATACAAGCTATATGCGCTAAGTACGGGACTGCAGTTCCAAAGGGTGTGGCAGTTAAGGCTCAGGTAGCGGCACCTTGCAAGGCAGCACCTACAAAAACTGCTCCTGTCAAAGCAGCGACTACAAAGGCTGTGCCTACGAAGACGACTGCTACAAAGGCAGCAGCAACGCCAGCAGCATCAACTTCAACAGCAAATAACAAATTAGAAAAAGAAGTAGTAACATTAGTTAATAAGGAAAGAGCAAAACAAGGACTAGCCCCTTTAACTGATAATGTTAAGCTTTCAAATGTAGCTAGAACTAAGTCAGAAGATATGGTAGCTAAAAATTATTTCGATCATACATCACCAACATATGGTTCACCTTTTGACATGATGAAACAATTTGGTATTACATATACAGCAGCTGGTGAAAACATTGCAATGGGTCAACAAACAGCATCTTCAGTAATGACTTCTTGGATGAATTCGCCAGGACACAAAGCTAATATTTTAGGTAAGAATTTTACTGATATTGGAGTTGGAGTAGCAAAAGATAAAAGTGGAGCTATTTATTGGACCCAAGAATTTATAGGTAAATAAATAATTTAATATCAATCTGTGTTTTTATATATTGTAAATCACAATATGTAGAAACATAGTTTTTTTTGTTTTGTAGAAAAAATAAATAGATAATAGTAGTATTTATAGCAAAATTTTTATTGAGTTAACATCATTTTATAAAATATATGGTACACTTTAGATTACAATAGAAGAAAGGATGGTGAGGTTTACATTAGTTAGGAGAATTTCAAGTTCTAATGGTGTCTATAACAAAATGTAGTCCTGAATTTATAGAAGAAGGTAAATTATATATAAATAAAATGATAAAACATATTAATAAAATAAAGATATATAGTATTATCATAAAGCATAGAGTATAAAGAATATTGTTGTAGATGTAATAATAACAATGGAAGTGATATAGTAAAATATATTAAAGAGGTTAAAGATTACTAAAAAATAGAGAGTGTGATTAAATGAAATTTTTAGAAAACATAGAAAATGGAACAATCAATATTAAAAAAATGGGAATTATTAAAGCTCTATTTGTAATGTTTCTATCAATTTTACTAGAGGTATTTGGACAGGTGCCTGTAGAGATTACGAATTTATTCTCTGGGAGATTTGAAAAAACATTGCCTTATGTAATTTTTGTTTTTGGTGTGTTGGTAAAATATTATGTTATTATCGTTTTACTTAAATGGCTTAGTAATAGAGCAAATGAAGAAAAGCATAAACCACATTTAAATTGGAAAAATTTTGTTTATGCAACACTTATGATTATATCCTTTCGACTTATATTTGATAACAGTTTGGTATTTTGGGTAAGCGGTATATCTACGCCGAGTTTTATAAATCAGGCGGTGGATGAACTTGCTGTATCACCTATTATATTAATAATTGGTGTTATAATTGTAGCACCTATATATGAAGAAATTATTTTTAGAGGGATTTTATTAAAAGGAATGTCTAAAAAAACAAATCCAGCTGTAGCGATTGTAGTATCTGCATTATTATTTGCAGTAATTCATATGAACATTCCCCAAGGCATAAATGCTTTTTTATTGGGATTAGTTCTTGGATTTATATATTTAAATAAGAGGTCAATATATTTAAGCATATTTGCACATTTTATAAATAATGTTCTTGCTCTTTCATTGTCTTCATTCTTTTCATCAATAGGTGGAGAGTATGCCATAGAGATTCATTGCATATTCTCATTTATAGGGATAGTACTTTTAATTATCGCTTTCGATGGATATAAACAAAATAAAATAAAGAATAAGCCTGCGATATACAAGCAATTTATAGAAGTATAGATGTGGCAATTGAAAAAATTGTAAAAAAACCTCTAACATGTTATTATAGTTAGAGGTTTTTTCAATCTAATAAAAGATTATTATATTATAGGTGATTATTTTAATTCACTTAACATTTGGTTTGCTTCGTCTTTTAATTGTTGAACTTCATTATCGGGAGCATCCTTTGTAGGATACCATCCCTTTTGTTTCATAGCATCAAATATCATATATTGGATGTTTTGATCATTTTTAAAATTACCAAGTAGAGTATTTCTTAAATTTGCACAAGAGGATTCAGTTATTCCTGTACTATAAGCTGTAATAGTTTGTTTTTCAGAAGTAAGTAAGTCTTGCATTAATTCTTTTTCAGTCATTTAATATCCCTCCATTTATATATTATTGATGAGA
Encoded here:
- a CDS encoding CPBP family intramembrane glutamic endopeptidase; protein product: MKFLENIENGTINIKKMGIIKALFVMFLSILLEVFGQVPVEITNLFSGRFEKTLPYVIFVFGVLVKYYVIIVLLKWLSNRANEEKHKPHLNWKNFVYATLMIISFRLIFDNSLVFWVSGISTPSFINQAVDELAVSPIILIIGVIIVAPIYEEIIFRGILLKGMSKKTNPAVAIVVSALLFAVIHMNIPQGINAFLLGLVLGFIYLNKRSIYLSIFAHFINNVLALSLSSFFSSIGGEYAIEIHCIFSFIGIVLLIIAFDGYKQNKIKNKPAIYKQFIEV
- a CDS encoding pseudouridine synthase, with the translated sequence MRINKLLSNYGICSRTGANKLIEENRIIVNGKQCIPGQWVEKEDNILLDNEDVLMRDKIYIALNKPVGVTCTAEKTVASNIIDFMNYPEYIFPVGRLDKSSQGLILMTNDGELANNILESKNEHEKEYIVTVNKSYDNNFIEGMSKGVQICGINTRTCKVSRISEDTFRIILTQGLNKQIRRMSKTFGYTVVRLERIRIVDIKVDGIEIGKWRYLTSGEVMGLRNS
- a CDS encoding spore coat protein; translation: MTEKELMQDLLTSEKQTITAYSTGITESSCANLRNTLLGNFKNDQNIQYMIFDAMKQKGWYPTKDAPDNEVQQLKDEANQMLSELK
- a CDS encoding DUF1540 domain-containing protein → MSKINCGVLNCSHNDENICYANIINVGGKNARKDSDTCCATFLDSIVYSDLTNIVHSNSNGCDVVSCNVGTCIYNSNELCSAKSIEVNGENVNLYSETDCLTFKTK
- a CDS encoding DUF1700 domain-containing protein, which produces MDMNNYLDSLKDKIGNLPEGYKREILKDYENHFQEGLLVGKTENNIACELGEVDFIAKNIIEEYCIEHSEKVTAVKHTLKAIYAVKRFGVGTLNLLIGTPFVISIVVFVISLYILDVLLLLTPVFLLLNLISPNLPINFGVNILMVKILIVLVFGVSGYLLYKILKKWSAKFFSWVFRYIIRSIKFQVLN
- a CDS encoding PadR family transcriptional regulator, producing the protein MDSQFKKGLLELCVLGIVYNKDCYGYELVEEVSKIINISSGTLYPLLKRLQNDKHLDYYIMESISGPPRKYYKITTIGKNYFKKQRDEWFEISNSTSNFLRGVENNGHE
- a CDS encoding 3'-5' exonuclease; the protein is MNYIVFDLEFNQGYNFAKGTKSLNNPKCPFEIIQIGAIKLNDHFETIGTLDVIVKPEIYTTLNPFVRELTGITMEELNKGISFEKMYEDFSNFIKSDRSVLCVWGIADIKELFRNIEFYELEPLPSPTEYIDIQSYASTALDCKKGINIGLGNAAKLLSVPIESQFHDAFNDAFYTTEVFKKIYNKEIKPNIYIPKVKGLNRLSARNYKIDLPSLTDQFEKMFKREMSIDEKSIIKLAYIMGKTNQFQIKIDPEIKPKK
- a CDS encoding CAP domain-containing protein gives rise to the protein MKKSLRALILTLGILATTGIGSTAYAQDCSTVKQVNSVESIQAICAKYGTAVPKGVAVKAQVAAPCKAAPTKTAPVKAATTKAVPTKTTATKAAATPAASTSTANNKLEKEVVTLVNKERAKQGLAPLTDNVKLSNVARTKSEDMVAKNYFDHTSPTYGSPFDMMKQFGITYTAAGENIAMGQQTASSVMTSWMNSPGHKANILGKNFTDIGVGVAKDKSGAIYWTQEFIGK
- a CDS encoding isocitrate/isopropylmalate dehydrogenase family protein, with protein sequence MKHNITLIPGDGIGPEVTTATVKILEKSGVCINWEIVRMGAEVIEEFGTPMPPYVLESIKKNKVALKGPVTTPVGKGFKSVNVTLRQELNLYANIRPIRTFEGVPSRFENVDLIIVRENSEDLYAGIEHMITEDIAESIKIISKKASDRIVEYAFKIAKEQNRKEVIAVHKANIMKLSDGLFLRCARNIAGTHKDIAFYDVIVDAMSMKLVMNPEKYDVLVMPNLYGDILSDMAAGLVGGLGLVPGANIGEEGAVFEPAHGSAPDIAGKNIANPTACILSSVMMLRHIGEAKAANKIEQAVVAVLKEGKHLTCDLGGTTGTIEFTQVVIDKMLEQTN
- a CDS encoding DNA topoisomerase III, giving the protein MGKTLVLAEKPSVGKELAKFLNCTQGGNGYLMGSKYIVTWALGHLVTLADPEAYDEKYKSWRIEDLPMLPKELKLVVIKETSKQYKVVHELLKRADVDELVIATDSGREGELVARWIIQKAGFRKPIKRLWISSQTEKAIRDGFNNLKPGKEYENLFWAAQSRAQADWLIGLNVTRALTCKYNAQLSAGRVQTPTLALIVERENEIKKFIPKDYWTVSGKVNDFTVHWSSKNGDSRTFDKKKAEDIATKVNNQMGKVVELNKASKKELPPLAYDLTELQRDANRKFGYSAKQTLNLMQRLYENHKILSYPRTDSRHLTTDIVPTLLDRLKSIAIGPYEKFARSIIKGRIHTTSRLVDNSKVSDHHAIIPTEQHVDLSSLNREEKNIYDLVVKRFLEVLSLPFEYEQTTLVINVKGESFSAKGKIVKSKGWKEISSSGANEDKDQSLPPINKGEDVKLNSVRSVNEKTKPPARYNEATLLTAMEHPGKNIEDDSLREALDNTSGLGTPATRADVIEKLFNTFYMERKGKDIHPTSKGIQLIGLVPKDLKSPDLTAKWEKQLQLIGKGKANSMSFVKEMREYASKLVGNVVASTEAYKHDNATRVKCPDCGKNLLEVSGKRGKMLVCPDRDCGYRKGVSQMSNARCPTCHKKMEIRGDGDNKIFVCGCGYREKLSAFNKRRESEKSALNKKDVSRFLNQQNKKDEPVNSGNSAMAEAFAKLNLK